In Jatrophihabitans sp., the following proteins share a genomic window:
- the rsmG gene encoding 16S rRNA (guanine(527)-N(7))-methyltransferase RsmG — protein MVFQRFGAGAELLVRYAEWLAGPGTSRGLLGPRETPRLWDRHLLNSVAVAELIPPNARLVDIGAGAGLPGLAVACVRPDLTVDLVESLLRRTDFLTEVVTALELTDRVRVIRGRAEDSAVLNTVGSAEFVTARAVAPLDRLVRWSFPLLRPGGSLLALKGAGAEGEVREHQQFLTRMRAEVRGVIECGAELVDPPTRVVHLIRR, from the coding sequence CTGGTGCGTTACGCCGAGTGGCTGGCCGGTCCAGGGACCTCGCGCGGACTGCTCGGTCCCCGGGAAACCCCCCGGTTATGGGATCGCCACCTGCTGAACTCGGTGGCGGTCGCGGAGCTGATCCCCCCGAACGCTCGGTTGGTGGATATCGGCGCCGGCGCCGGCCTGCCCGGTCTGGCGGTGGCGTGCGTCCGCCCGGATCTGACGGTCGACCTGGTGGAGTCCTTGCTGCGCCGCACTGACTTTCTCACCGAAGTGGTGACCGCGCTGGAACTGACCGATCGTGTTCGGGTCATCCGGGGCAGGGCAGAGGACAGCGCTGTGCTCAACACGGTAGGTTCAGCGGAGTTCGTGACAGCACGGGCGGTGGCGCCACTGGACCGCCTGGTCCGATGGAGCTTTCCGCTACTTCGACCAGGTGGCAGCCTGCTCGCCCTCAAGGGAGCCGGCGCTGAGGGCGAAGTGCGCGAGCATCAGCAGTTCCTGACCCGGATGCGGGCCGAGGTAAGAGGGGTCATCGAATGCGGCGCCGAGCTGGTCGACCCGCCGACTCGGGTAGTGCACCTCATTCGCCGGTAG
- a CDS encoding ParA family protein codes for MPDEFDPASTTRTAVPPLNPGELKPAEAEGSLRSATPADTQHHEVTRDDDVSRETSHGSDLYEALQADLAHEALNPGQPHVSRETTLSDTPIAREAMQAVHVRNVRQQSWNAPPARRIITVANQKGGVGKTTSAVNLAVALALHGLHVLLVDLDPQGNASTALGVPHTAGTASVYDVLLGDMSLAEVAVQVEAAPLLRCAPATIDLAGADIELASQVAREHRLRRAVASYTDKVDYIIIDCPPALGLLTLNALVAAQEILIPIQCEYYALEGLAQLLNTVQLVKTQLNETLEVSTVLLTMYDSRTRLADQVADEVRQHFGDKVIRSVIPRNVRVSEAPGYGQTVITYDPGSRGAVSYLEAARELAERGSALPEHDEQAREARQ; via the coding sequence ATGCCGGACGAGTTCGACCCCGCTTCCACCACCCGTACTGCCGTGCCTCCGTTAAATCCTGGTGAGCTAAAGCCCGCCGAGGCCGAGGGCTCACTCCGCAGCGCCACCCCTGCTGACACTCAGCACCACGAAGTGACGCGCGACGACGATGTTTCACGTGAAACATCGCACGGCTCAGACCTCTATGAAGCCCTGCAGGCTGACCTGGCGCATGAGGCACTGAACCCAGGACAACCACATGTTTCACGTGAAACAACACTCAGCGACACCCCCATCGCTCGGGAAGCGATGCAGGCCGTTCACGTGCGTAACGTTCGCCAGCAGTCCTGGAACGCGCCTCCTGCACGCCGGATCATCACCGTCGCGAATCAGAAGGGCGGGGTCGGTAAGACCACCTCCGCAGTCAACCTTGCGGTGGCACTGGCGTTGCACGGATTGCATGTCCTGCTCGTGGACCTCGATCCGCAAGGTAATGCCAGTACCGCTCTGGGAGTGCCGCACACCGCTGGGACAGCGTCGGTCTATGACGTCCTCCTAGGAGATATGTCCCTCGCGGAGGTGGCGGTTCAGGTCGAGGCCGCGCCGCTGCTGCGGTGCGCCCCGGCCACCATCGACCTGGCCGGGGCTGACATCGAGCTTGCCTCGCAGGTCGCCCGTGAGCACCGGCTGCGACGGGCTGTGGCGAGTTACACCGACAAAGTCGACTACATCATCATCGACTGCCCGCCGGCGCTGGGCCTGCTCACCTTGAACGCCCTGGTGGCAGCCCAGGAGATCCTGATCCCGATCCAGTGCGAGTACTACGCCCTGGAAGGCCTGGCGCAACTGCTGAACACCGTGCAGCTGGTGAAAACCCAGCTGAACGAGACCCTTGAAGTGTCGACCGTGCTGCTGACCATGTACGACAGCCGTACTCGCCTGGCCGATCAGGTGGCCGATGAGGTGCGCCAGCACTTCGGTGACAAGGTGATTCGGTCCGTCATCCCCCGTAATGTCCGGGTCTCTGAGGCTCCTGGGTACGGTCAGACTGTGATCACCTATGATCCCGGCTCGCGAGGAGCGGTCAGTTACCTTGAGGCCGCCCGCGAGTTGGCCGAGCGCGGGTCCGCGCTGCCGGAGCACGACGAGCAAGCACGGGAGGCGCGGCAGTGA